GTAGGGACGTAACTTCAAGAACACCTTATCACCAACCGCAAATTCTACTTCCCTGCGATGCTCATCTGCTCGTGCCATCATGATCTGTTGTGCCTTTAGTAACTGCTGTCTCAACAGAGCCAAATTGTCGTCCCTCTCTTGCAGACGAGACTCCAGGTCAGCATTGTTGGTGGAACCGTTCTCGTAGTGGAGAAGAGTTGGTGGTTCACGCCCATACAACGCGGTAAAAGGAGACATCTGGATGGTAGAATGGTACGACGTATTGTAACTGAACTCAGCCCACTGTAAGTACCTTGCCCATGTCCGTGGTTTCTCTCCTGCAAAGCACCTCAAATAGGTCTCAAGACCTCGGTTCGTCACTTCCGTATGCCCATCCGTCTGCGGGTGGTAGGCTGTCGAGAAACACAGAGTAGTTCCCGACAACCTAAAAACTCCTTCCAAAACTGCCCCGTGAAGATACGGTCTCAGTCCGACACAATAGTCTTAGGGTAGCCGTGTAACCTGATCACCTCCTGAACAAAAGACCTTGCAACGTCAATGGCTGTAAACGGATGTCTAAGGCCGATGAAATGTGCATACTTGGTGAGTCGATCGATCACCACCAGTATGACATTAACTCCCTCTGATTTCGGTAACCCTTCGATGAAGTCAAGTGAGATGTCCTCCCATACGTTAGTAGGAACTGGTAAGGGTTGTAGCAGCCCCCCTGGCGCGAGTGTTGAATACTTGTGACGCTGACAGATTTGACACGACGCCACGTACTTCCTGATGTCTGTCATCATTCCTGCCCAGTAAAACAAACCTCCAATGCGCTTCTGTGTCTTTAGTACCCCCCCATGTCCTCCATATTTGCTGTCATGATATTCTTTTAGTATCAACTCAATCAACTTGGATGTCTTTGGCAGCACCAGCTTCCCTTCCCTTGCCTCAGTAACCTCCCTTGCACCAGAGTATAGTCAGGGTGTGAGCTAGGGTCCTGAGTTAACTCTTGGATCAACTTCGATAACTCACTGTCTCGCTCCACTTCTGATCCCACCTCCTCCAACTGAATTGAAACCGGAACTGATACTGCAAACAGCTCAGTAACTGGACTCTTCCGAGACAGGGCGTCAGCTGCTTTATTCTCTAGCCCCGGCTTGTAGTGTATATCGAAATCGAACCCGAGTATCTTAGTCAACCACCGCTGATATTCCATGTTAATCTCCCTCTGTTCCAGCAAGAACTTGAGACTTTTCTGGTCCGTTCTTACAACAAACTTCCTCCCCAATAAGTAGTGACGCCACTTTTGTATGGCAAAGACTATCGCCATGAGCTCTCTTTCATATACAGACTTCATTTGCTGTCGCTCCGTCAAAGCCTGGCTGAAGTATGCGATCGGTCGCTGTCGCTGCATCAACACAGCGCCCAATCCTACTCCAGACGCGTCCGACTCTATCACGAATTTCTCGTTGAAATCAGGCAATGCCAGTACCGACACCGTGGCCATTGCCTGCTTCAGTTTCTGAAAGGCTAACGCTGCTTCACCGGACCATTTGAACTGATCCTTCTTTAGTAGGGACGTGAGAGGCCTCGCAATATCACCGTACCCTTGAACAAATTTTCTGTAATACCCTGTCAACCCCAAGAATCCCCTCAGCTCCTTAACTGCTTTTGGTTCCATCCAGTCTAGCATAGCGCGTACCTTCCCTTCATCAGCTGCCACTCCTTCTGCGTTTATCACATGACCAAGATACTCTATGCGAGAGCTTCCAAACTCACATTTCTTGCGATTTGCGTACAAGCCCTGTTCTTTTAACACCTCCAACACTAAGCGTAAATGTTCTTCGTGCTCGCTTTGTGTCTAACTGTACATGAGTATGTCATCAAAGAAGACCAATACAAACTTCCTCAGGTAGCTTCGAAAAATCTCGTTCATCAAAGACTGGAATGTAGCTGGTGCGTTGGATAACCCAAACGGCATAACAAGGAATTCGTAGTGGCCGTCGTGGGTTCGAAACGCTGTCTTCTGTACATCCTCTGCTTTCACCAGAATTTGATGATACCATGACTTAAGATCAAGCTTTGAAAACACCTTCGCCCCTTGTAGTTCATCCAGCAACTGGTCAATCATAGGTATAGGGTAGCTATCCGCGATGGTCACTTTATTCAAGGCGCGGTAGTCCACACAAAACCTCCAACTCCCGTCCTTCTTCTTGACTAGCAGTACCGGACTCGAGAAAGGGCTGCTACTATCCCTGATAATTCCTGCCGACAACATCAATGCCACCTGCTTCTCGATCTCCTCCCGTTGCGCTTGTGGGTAACGAAAGGGTCGAACACTCACTGGGCTGGCATCCGTCTTTAGGACGATCGCGTGTTCCTTCCCTCTCGAAGGAGGCAGACCATGTGGCTCTGCGAACACCTCCTCGTACTCCTTCAGAATGTTCTGCAACGGCTGAGGAATTGACCCTCCACCCTTTTCCTCCTCCAGCTGCAACCCATTGTACTCAATCAACATTGCTTCTCCCCCTTGCTGCACCGTCTTCCAAATCGACTTGAGAGAAGCCGCAGAGCAACAAAGGCCTGGATCCCCTTGTAAAACATACTTGTCGCCTCCTATCTTGAACCTTAGTATCTGCAACTTCCAATTAACCTTCATATTACCGAGGGTCTCAAGCCATTGCATACCCAAGATTACATCAGCGCTTCCCAACTCTAAGGGTAAGAAGTTGGAAACCACAGTACAACCTTGTAACTCCACCTCCATCTCCTTGCACAACCCCGCTCCCTTAAATGTGACTCCTCCTGCCGTCAACACGCTGTAGCCTTGCGTGTCGTCGGTACCCAAATTTAGTTGCTTCATCAACTCTCGAGACACAAAATTGTGTGTCGCCCCACTATCAATCAAGACTATCACTTCCTTTCCCATCACCGTTCCCTTTAGCTTGATGGTTCTGGAAGTTGATATGCCAACGATGGAGCTAATAGATATCTCTGCCACCTCGATCTCAGCCGTTCCTCCCATTTCATCCATCTCCACCGCTAAGCTCGATATGTCCACCTCCGTTCCGTCTTCTAGCACCATTATAACCAGCAACTACGCCTGAGAACAACGGTGTGGATAGACGTACTTCTCGTCACATCTGTAGCACAGTCCCTCCGCCTTCCATTTTGCCACCTCCGCCGGTGTCAAACGGCGAAACGGAGGTTTGAGACGGTTATGGTTAGGTTTGGTGGTCGTGTTGTTCTGCGACGTCGTAGACCCGGAACCAGCTTTATTCTTGTTTGGGCTCGACCCGTTCCCACTCTGTTGGGCCGGTTTATTATTTTGGGCCTGAGGACGTCCATTAACGCTACGGCTCGTTTTGTCTTTTTCCTCCGATGTTTCCTCCGTCGCATCTCCCCCTTCCGACCAATCTTCGACCAGCTTTGCTACATCCATCACCCTCTGCAACCCCCTCAGACTCATCAACTTCACCCCGACCTTGATTTTTGGTCGCAGCCCGTTCAGAAACGCCATCTCGAGTATCGGATCTGGTATCTCCGGCGCGTTAGACGCGAGTGCGATGAAATCGCGGCGGTAGTTGCGCACGGTGTCCTTCTGTCGCAGGCACAGCACCCGCTCCCCTGCACTCGTGTCTTGAGCCGGTGAGAACTGTTCCAGCACCCGGATCTTCATCTGCTCCCAACTGAGAAACGGGTTTCGGTTCCTCTCCCAACGGTACCACGGTAGAGCCTCGCCGGTATAACACATCCTAACCGCACGTAGCTTCTCTTCCTCCGTGAAATCAAACATCTCAAAGTACTGCTCCACCCGGAGCACCCAACTCTCCACTCCGTCACCGTCAAACAGAGGAATCTCTATCTTCTGTGCGAGTGAATCTTCTCGTTCTTCCATAGCAGTCTTCTGGCGGTATAGTGTCGCTGCGGAGCTTGTCTCCTGACCCGACTCCGCTACGAACCTTCCACCGGAAACGCTCCTTGGTTCCTCCATAATCGACTTCCCCGATCCTTCTCCCTGATACACTGTTGGTTTGAGAGCGTCGGCTGGGTTGGAGATCAGATCAGGGGTTATCGGCCCTCCTACACGCCGATCCTTCTCCCCTGTCGGATCTACCTTCCTCAGCGCGAGTTTCTCAAACCCACTAGCCATCATCTTCATCAACTCACCCATTTGTTCTTTCATCGTCGATAGCTCCCCCTCCATCACGACAAATCTCTCATCGTCACGTTGGGCCAGCTCGATCGCCTTGTCATCGTTCTTCTTTGGTGCCATCGCCAAGCCGCAGGTTCGTCTTGCTCTGATACCAAGTTTGATACGACTAGATTGTAAAGAAACTGTAAAGTTATTCCTTGGAGAACAAGCTAATACAAAGGTTTTAGAGTTTTTACACAGGAGTACTCTCTCTCCTCTCACAAAAGATTGATGATCACACTCGATACATTTCTCTTATTCATTACTACTCTTATAGAAAGCATAAAGCAAATAGCCACGTCACAGACAACCCATGTGCGCAGACAATACGGTTACTACATCCTCTCTTCCTTCCTTGTATTCTTATCCTTCTAGATCCTTTCTTGTCTCATTCTCCTTCTCTACTGTTCCGCCCTTGGGCCTCCTCTTGTAGTGATGGATAATAGGTGGCCTTATAGCCTCGTACATAACACGCTTCTTCCTCAACATCATCTTCCATTTCTTCATCCTCACCACTTGCATTTTCATTGTTTGCCTCTATGTTTATGCCCCTACATCCTTCGTCTTCAGTTTCTTTTCCGTCAAGAATACAATAAGTGACTTCCTCCAAAAGTCGTACACCGCAGCCTTGGACCTTACTGGTTTTACCATGGACTCTGAACACAAAAGTAAGCTCGCTCAAAGTGGTTTCTTCGGCTTCAGGGGGATCCTCGTTTAGAGAGATAAAATCTTCAAATATATACAAATGCTCTCTACATCCGTCTAGACCTGGCATAATGGAAATGATTTAATCCACGTCGGACTGTGAGGCCATTATGTTTACCCCTGACGTGACAAGATACACCCATCAATGAATTCGCAGACATTTCAATACCGTCACACTCGGAATAGATTTTCCCTTTTGACTGCAAGATACATGATTTGAATCTGAAGGATGAAGGAAGAGGTGTTGGAGTCAAATTGATCGTTAAGGTAGCTCGGTGAGTAAAGTGCGCAGGCACTTTTTTATCCGGCATATTTGCAAGCTGATGTCTGGATGAGATTTCTAGCTTTTTGATTCAGGTTGTAGCAGCGAGCAAAGTTTAGGCAAATATTTGGATTTTGAAAAGAAGAGTCTATTCTCTTCAAGTATTTACACCCTTCTGCATTTACAGATAGAAGAGAACCTGGAAGCTGTGGAAGTGCTACAAGGTTTCTGCATCCTGTGACGTCAAGCTTACTTAGTCCAGAGAGACTTCTGATGCACTCTGGAAGAGTCTTGATGTGAGATATCAATCTAAGTACCACATCGGAAGTTAGACATAGGAAAGTCTAATATATAAGGAGATGTCCAACTCTAATAGTACGAGGCCTTTTGGATAGGAAACCAAAAGTAAATCTCTCCAAAAGGAGATGTCCAACTTGATTGTAATCTCCAACTCAACTTGATTTTTGCTTCAAAAAAGTTGGCATAACTATACTCAACATACTCACCGGACATACTAAAGCAACCGGTACACAGACAAAGAAGCTCAAGATTCTCCAACTTAGAAATGTTTGGAGATATATTTTTCAGCTTCGCGCATTCATTCATAATTAGATTTTGCAGACGAAATAGCATCTAAACCCATGGAGGAACCTCCTCTATCCCTGTCTCGCTCAACAATGCTGTCAGAAACATTTGGGAATTCGTTGATGTTTGTACACCCCCGAAATATCCAATCGATATAGACAAGACCAAGTGCTGGTTGATGATGGCATCTCCTCTATCGAAGAAAGGCTCATATCTAGGTTTTTCAAACTTGAGCAACCACTGAATTCTTTCAAACTCGAGCAATATCTGAGATCTAATTCCTCAAGATTGATTAACCTACTGATAGAAGATGGGAGCTCCTTCAAAAGCAAGCAACCCGTTAAGTTTGAAGACTGTAAGCTTAGTGCATTGCCAATAGAGCTTGTGAGCTCTAACAAACTTTTGCAGTCAGAGAGATATGATTCCTCCAGACTTGTTGCTTTTGAGAGATCTGGAATCTCTTTTAGATACTTAGAGTAACTCAAATCCATCAGATTGAGGCATTGGAGAGGCTATACAGACAAAAAAACAAAGAAAAATATGAGTTATAGAGAAATGACTAATCGCACTATACACCCAATAAATGTTGAATGTTTTTACTTGGATTCCCTCCCAAAGCTTCTCAGAGTTGCTATGTTGCATGATTAGTTCGACAAGAAACTTGCCAGAGAACTTGGAAGGCCAAATTCTCAATGGACATCTAAGCCAATCTATAAGTCTGAGTTTGTTGGGAAGACAGTTGAAGCCCTCGGGTATGCATAAGGGTGGACAGTCGACTTTTAGAAACTGGAGACTATTCATCCCATCAACAATGATATGCCTAGAACATTTCCAGTACCCTAAGAATAAGATTATTCAAAAGGAACTAATAAATCTCAACTTAAAACCCCAAGGAAACAGAAGACATGCATATGTAAGAAAAAAAAAAAAAACTTACAGTATTTCCTTCAAGTACATCAAAAATCTCATTGGCATCCCACAAGAACTGTCGCTTTCCAGGCTCCTCCAAAGACTGTTTCTTGACAATTTCTCTACCCATTTGTTTCAGTAATCTATGCATCCGTATGAATCTATATAAGAGAATTGTGAGCTAAGACTTCAAGCCCAAGTTTAACGTCCAAACCGCTCTTTTCAAGACACTTCTTAACGCGATCAACCTTGCAATAAACAAAGACACATGCAATATGCAGGAAAAGAGCTTTATCTTTATAACTTAAGCCTTCGTAGCTAAATCTTAGAGTTGATTCGATTTCTGTGTCGAGGCTAGACCTGAGCCTTGGTAGTGAGTTTATCCAGTACTCGCTGGACATTCCTCGTAGATACGATCCCATGATTCTCAGGCCTAGAGGAAGATTACCAGCAAGTCCAGTAGCTTCCCAAGTAAGCATTTCAAAACCATTATCTGGAGACTTTTTACCGAAAGCATAATGGCAGAAGATCTCAAGAGCCTCGTCTTCAGTTGGAAAATTCATCTCTTGGATATGATCGATCCCGAGTCCGAGTGCCTTGAGAAGTTTTCTATCTTCGGTTGGAATGATAATAATACTTCCTGAACCAAAATATACACGTTTGTTTGCCAGTGCCTCTAGTTGCCACCAGTTATCCACTTCATCAAGAACAACCAACACCTTTTTGCCGCTCAGATTTTCTTGAGCCACTCCTCAGTGACAAACTTCAATTTCCTTTTGATTGAATATTTGAGACAACAAGTTTTTTTGAAAACGCAGCTTCAACTGATAGTCGTTACCACACGGCTTCTCATAACTCCCTTTGATATTCTCCAAAACCAGGAGAGAGTTGGTTGTATAAAACTCTGGCAGTGGTTGTCTTCCCAATCCCGGCAGGACCCACAATCCCTATAATCTTAACTTGTTCTGATTGTAGGATCAACTTCGATTTTATCTCCCTGATTTGAGATTCTATGCCAACAAAGTCAACAAAGTCTTTTGATGGTGTAAAACCCAACACAGCCGTTACATCTGAGGCAACTTTGTTGATCAAATCAGCTTCATTGTCACTAATAAAAAAGAGAGGCTAATAATTAAAACAGACATCATGAAAAGTAGCTACACAAGTGGAAGTAAAAGTGAACGAACCAGTTGCTAGAGTGGTAACCAGCTATACCCGCGATCTTTGTCTTCTTATTCATGGCTTCTTCTTATTCATGTCTCCGGTGATGCACCTAACTTCTCAGATGAAACACTTCAAACCTGCATTCACCTCACGTTTAGAAAAACACCAAAACGCAAACTGGTTGTAATTGATGGATGATGATGAATATCTGCAACTGTGTCGTTTAGGACAGCTTTAAGGAACGCTACATCATGCTCAAGCCTGTCATTGTTTGAGTGAACCATGTCTAACAAACTATTAGCTTCCTCTTGAGCAAGCTCTAACCCACTGAGATTCTCCTTAAGCAACTCAACATCACTCATGGCATCACAGAGCTTTTCATCAGTCTCTTGTTTTCTCCTCAAAAGTGGCATTATCCACGTGCGGGGATATCATGGCATCATCAATGTGTGCAAAAGGAAACAACCCAGAGCATGGAGATTTGACATTTTGTCGGTCTGACGCCATAGAAAGTGCTTTCTCTGCTGTAATCTTTGCTTCAACTCTCCTAAACTTTTGCTAGGACAAGTTTTCAAGATTTTACTGTTGTGTAAAATTAAAATTTTGACTTCTATAAAATTCAAATATATATATGACTGAGTACAGTTTAATGAACTAGCTTGCAAATTGTTGTGTTTATTTACAATATGCATTACATACTTGATCTAAATATGACTTTCATTCAACATATTTTAATTTTTTTTGTAGCCTGATTATTTTTTACCACCATTTAACTAATTTTTTTAGATTCCGTGATTTTACCAATCAGAGCCATTAACAGAAACGATTTAACACAAATCTGTTTGTAATTCTTTTACTGGTACAAACTTTGCTATGAGTCAGACGGACGGACGGAGGTGGCGACCAACGGGGTCACGTGCCCCCAGCTAAATTTTAGTTTTTCATAAGTAATTAGCTCAAGATCTCAGTTTTCTTTGATAAATTAGTTCAAATTTCGTGAACGTGACCCAATTAATCTAAATTTTATTAAAGTGCCCCCAATTAAAACTTGTTCTAGATCCGCCCCTATGACCGAAGTCGTATAGTTTCTACAAACGATTCGGAAGTGAAATGATTCTAAAAGAACCCGAAATAAACGGTGGAAACACTTTGTTAACTTTGTCAAAATGCCGATAGCACTTCTACCTGAGTCTTCCTCTGTTTCCTTGTCCACGAGAAGTGGATTGCAATTGCAACTCCTTTACTTTTGCTGAGTGTTTAACTGGTCTTTCCCAAAGGAATCCTTTTTTCCGATGGAGTCAAAAGATCTGTTGAATCGGTACATTCGTCTGGATCCAATTGATCTTCTTCTTCTCAATCTAAAGAAACCAAAGAATAAGAAGAACTACCTGAGGCATGCAGAGTCGCAGTGATAAATGTCATGACGTTTAATTAAATGAAAAATGGCTGTTTATATTGTTTGGAATCTGATTTGATTACTGTAATTTTGCATCTTCTTGTTCCTAACACCTCCTCGATCATTCATGACCATAATATGGTTCCTCATCTGCCTCCTTACTTATTTTGCCGATCTTGAATCTCGTTTTTTTTTGTTTACTATGCTTGCATTTTTTTATTGATCTGAAGAATCAGAAACAAATCAATGACTACGTGACATCTCGCTAAGGCTTTAATCTATTATTGAAAAAGAAGTTATAGTTTTGAGTTTGTAATTACAATCTTTTTTTGGCACACAGGCCTTCATATTAATTACTCAGTAGCTAAAATTGACGATAAAACTGAAGAGTCAACATATTCTCTAGGACTAAGCGAACTCGAATGAAGAAGGCTCCATAACATCTCTTGAGAAAATCCTTTGATGGGTAGCTTGGGTGGTTTAAGAGAAGAGAATGAATTAGTTTACAGACTTGTTGTCCCAACAAACAAAAAAGTTAGATCAGTTAACACATCAACCAATTTTAAATAGAAAATAGTAAGCTCAACGTTGATGATGCTGGCATACCACTCATAACAAGTATAAGCTCTTCAGAGATGGAGATTGATACCAGCTTTCTAGTTATCACTTCATGAAATCTTTTTAGAATTGGATAAAAGTTGATACTAATATTTTAAAATCAACAAAATCAATTTTTTGTTTACAATTTTAGGACAAAATATTCTAATTTTATTTATTTATGTTTCATTTATTATATCAAATTTAAACAAACAAATGATTAGACTGAAAAATCATTATTATGACTAAACATCCATGTTTGTTTTGCTTTTCTTTTTCTACATCAATATCATAAGACTCAATATATGCTAATTTTGAAGCAATTATAGTCTCGGCTATTTGATATTGTTAGTGATAGTAGGTAGGTTATAGTTATAACTTATAAATTATCATGAATTCATATATAATATTAATATCAATTACCTGCAACTGGAACATTCTTGCTCTTTCTCCGGCGAGAACACCTCTTGTTGAATGCAGCTCCTACAAAACAGATGAGACAACGTTGTTGAACTTTGATCCTCCGCCTTGTACATCCACAAACATTTTCCTTTGTTTATCGTCTAGGACATATTTTACGAACGCTACATCATGCTCGAGCCTGACATCGTCGAAATGAACCATGTTTGACAAACTATTAGCTTCCCCTTGAGCGAGCTTTAAACCACGGAGTTTCTCCTTACTGTTGTGTAAAATTCAAATTTTAATTTCTATTAAATTCACATATATTATATTTCAAATTTTATTTACAATGTGCATTATATACTTGATCTTAAATACGGGTACTGATACATCGAAGACATGAACAGAAGCGATTAAAAACACATCAGTTTGTAATTATTTTTCTTAATTTCTTCATTATTATTTATATTTATTTTCTTATAAGTTCATGTAACATCAAAACAGTAAAAAGATAACACCCGGATTATTGATCTGACATGGACTCATACATATCACCACGTCAAAAACCATAGATGTATTTAAAAACATTATTCTGCGTACTTAACTTAGTGTTAAGTAAACTAGTTAGTTAAATATATTAATTCAGACCCACAATGCACCAGCCTGCTTAAGCATAGGGATCAATGAGCCGTTAAGGTGAAGACTCATGACCTCGTTAGCTCCACCAACCAACTCTCCTCCAATAAAAATGGCTGGAACCGCCGGGCTACACCCAAGCCGCAACAACGCCTGCTCAATCTCCCTGCCTCTAGGTACCTCATCAAGCTCGTGAACCGCTGGATTCGCACCGAAGTCGCAGAGCAAAGTCTTGACCGTGTGGGACATACAACATGAGCTTTTGCTGTAAATGACCACTGGTCTCTCCAACACCATCTTCGTTATCATCTCCATTGCTAGTTTGTATTATAAGGTATCACTACTAAAATTCAGTTTCTTAGTTTTTGTTTCTTATTTAACCTTTGGAATAGGTTTCTGAATCAATATGATTTTGTTTAGGTTGTGAAAATGTTGTGTGGATATGAAATTATTGGTGGAAGTCTTTCTTTATATATATAGAGGCAAAGAATACGATGATTATTGGATTAGATCGGACAAGATGTTTGGATTTTGTTTCTAACGATATCCTGTCCGAATGCGACACATGCTCAGTTTTATTTTTGTATCACAAAATGTAAAAGATGAGAATCTAATGATTTTCAAAAGTTTTATCTCTTTTTTTATTTTATTGTCCATTTAGGCATATATAGTGATCGTGGCTAAGGTAAGAATGTCCTTAGCTCGTACGATTCCATAAAAGTGAGAGTCATCCTCAATTAAATATTAAAATCACAATTCACAAATCATTGATTTATGTTGAAAGTATAGGTAATAGGTATAAATTGTTATCGGTATATAACTCATTGTATCTCAGCAACGTAAAGAAGGTTTATTATTAAATCTCACTGATTTTGTTGCTACCATGTTATTTGTTTGTGTATGCATGCTATGGATCATGTCATGTGGAACCCTTTCGGGAAACCTACGTACATTAAGGTACGTACTTCGAGGTCAATGGACCATGTGGATTAATAATTACTACTAAATATTTTATGGAATTTGATTTCGAAAAAAAAACAAAAATAGCACTAAATCAAATTTTCGTTTCCAAACTAACACTGAAGGTCAAAAGTCACAAAATAGCACTTAATGTTTTATCAAAAGTCACAAACTTAGGGTTTAGAGTTAAAGGGTGGGGTTTAGGATTTAAGGTTTAGAGTTTAGGGTTTAGAGTTTAGGGTTTATGGTTTAGAGTTTAGGGTTTAGGGTTTAGAGTTTAGGGTTTATGGTTTAGAGTTTAGGGTTTAGGGTTTAGAGTTTAGGGTTTATGGTTTAGAGTTTAGGGTTTAGGGTTTAGAGTTTAGGGTTTATGGTTTAGAGTTTAGGGTTTAGGGTTTAGAGTTTAGGGTTTATGGTTTAGAGTTTAGGGTTTAGGGTTTAGAGTTTAGGGTTTATGGTTTAGAGTTTAGGGTTTAGGGTTTAGAGTTTAGGGTTTATGGTTTAGAGTTTAGGGTTTAGGGTTTAGAGTTTAGGGTTTATGGTTTAGAGTTTAGGGTTTAGGGTTTAGAGTTTAGGGTTTATGGTTTAGAGTTTAGGGTTTAGGGTTTAGAGTTTAGGGTTTATGGTTTAGAGTTTAGGGTTTAGGGTTTAGAGTTTAGGGTTTATGGTTTAGAGTTTAGGGTTTAGGGTTTAGAGTTTAGGGTTTAGAGTTGAGAAATGAGGTTTTGGGTTTAAGATTTCAAATTTTGAAAAATAAAAAAATTAAAATTTTCCAAGGATAAACTTAGAAATGTGCTATTTTGGTCATTTTAGTTTTTGAGTGCTATTTTTGTGATATAAACTTAGAAAAGTGCTATTTTGGAGATTTGCCCTTTGATTTTATACTTTTTCGAATTAAGTTGGCGTAATTATCAGCCCCATTTATCATCATATCTTTTTCATGAATCATTATAAACACCCAAGCTTCTTAAATATTTCCAAGGTTCACAGTTGAGTTGTGTTTCTTACTTTCTTGCATATGTAACATTGCATTATCTTATATATGATTTCTTCTCTCTCGAACAAGAATTGGAATATGTAAAGCTTATCAAAGAGGCATCTTATGCGTTGGAGAAATAGTTATCCAAAATAGGGTCTCTTTTTTTCCTTAGGATACGTCCCCTTCTTCTACGTATAATGATTCTATTCTCGACTCGCCACTTCCACATTTTACATACAATTATAAGAGAGAGGAAGAGAGAAAGAGAGGGATTCTATGTATGAGCTAAGCACTCTTCAGTTGCTTTCATGGTGGCAAACGAATTTTAAAGACAAAGAATCAATAATACATATGAAAGTAAAGCCAAAATACTTATATGTATGTGTATATGTGATGGCTTCATATAGGGTCCATTTTCTTTGATATATACATTCTCTCTGTTTCATATTAGTTGTCATTTTAGAGATAAAATTTTGTTTCATTTTAAGTGTCATTTTATGTTTTCAATGCAAAATTTATTAACAATATTCTCCATTTTATTTTTTTATTGGTTGAAATATACTCCTTCCGTTTCAGAAAGATGTATATTTTAGGTTTTTCACAGTTATTAAAAAAATATATCAGATTTTAGTTATCAATGCATTATTTTCCGTTATCAACTATTCCCCACAACTTTTAACCATTATATTTTTTGAGGTTTACAATTTGCAATTCATTTATGCATCGAAA
This genomic interval from Brassica oleracea var. oleracea cultivar TO1000 chromosome C2, BOL, whole genome shotgun sequence contains the following:
- the LOC106325264 gene encoding monothiol glutaredoxin-S2-like, encoding MEMITKMVLERPVVIYSKSSCCMSHTVKTLLCDFGANPAVHELDEVPRGREIEQALLRLGCSPAVPAIFIGGELVGGANEVMSLHLNGSLIPMLKQAGALWV